The DNA sequence TTCCACTGGAACAAGATGCAAAGTCGCGAGAGCTATTAACGTTTTCTGCATTACACTTTTCAGGTATCAATGAAAGCAAGCACAACGCCGTGGACTGGCCCCAACCGGCCATGTAACTGTACTCGTGACCTGCGCGCCGCGCGTTCTCGATACGCGCGAAATCAGTGCCGCCCCTGCCGCTGACGTCGACCGTGCGAACGCCCAACTCGGCCAACTGTCCTACGGTTCGCGCGCTCATGCCGAAGCCGACTTCCTTGACCATCACCGGCACCGGCGAAGCCTTGACGATGGCGGCGATGCGAGACGGCCACGCCTCAAAATCGCGCGACCCCTCAGGCATCACCAGCTCCTGGGCGGCATTGATGTGGATCTGCAATGCATCAGCGCCAATCATCTTGACGGCCTGCAGCGCGTCTTCAACGCTCGCCGACAGCCCGACATTGGCAAAAACGAAGCCAGACGGATTATGCTCACGGATTGTGGTGAACGTTGGTTCAAGTTTGGAATTACGAATGGCGACGGATTGTGATCCTGCGGCCATGGTCAAACCGGTCGAGGCAGCGACACGTGCGAACGCAGCGTTGATAGCTCCGGTTTTGGTTGATCCGCCCGTCATCGCGTTGATGTAGAACGGCACGTCCCATTTTGCGTCGCAGACTTCGGTGGACATGTCCACTTCGACTACATCGACGCTGCCCAAGCTGTGATGGACGAAAGCGAGGTCGTCAAAAGCGTTGCGTTGCTCGTCGCCGTGTTCGGCGAGCGCAAGACGCACGTGGTCGTTCTTGCGGTTCGATCCGGCCCCGGAAACCCGCGAATCTTCGTTGAAAATGTGGCCTGCCACGGCGTTCGAGAGCGGCAGATTCTGCGTTCCCGAACCGTCGACACCGGCACCGCGAAAACCAGCGATACCAGCACCGTCAACGTCATTGACACCGCGGGTACGAGGGATATCGGCGATACCATCAATGCCAGTGGCCTCGCCACCGCCAACCCGTTCCGAAAAATTTCCTTCGGTGCGCATGCTTTCGGCAATTCCGCCGAACATGTCCGGAATGGTACCCGTCCAATCGGCCAGCTCGACCTGTGGATCATGGACCGATAAATCCAGCGGAACGATGCTTTTCTCCTGCCAACCGCGCGTAACGGCGTCGCAATCGGCGGTCGGTCCGGCAATTGCGATGCCGCAGTCGCCGCCGCCCGCACCGGAACTTTTTGCCGCGGCACCATGGCTTTCGGCCACTTCGACCAAATCACGTAAGGCTGGCGTTTCGATGACCACGCCCGTAAATGACGACAGGTCCTGCAACAGCTTGCGTGCCTCACGCACGCGGGCGATGACGGCCTGCTCGTCGTTACCGATCAAGGCTTGCGCCAAGGCATCCACACAGGCATCGCTGCCGTTAAGAAAGTCCTGATACATCCGCTCGTGTTCGGCGGCGCTTTGCTGCTGGACATGGCCTACCAGCGAGGGCGTGGAGGCGGGGTTGCCGGTCCATCCGACCATCAGGCGCAGACTGGATCCATCCCCGAACGTCTGAAGCCGCGCGATACTCAATCCCGGCCACGGCATGTCAATCAGGTCGCTCAACGCAGTATCCTGCAGGCGATTGGTGACCCACTGCCGGTCAACCGCCGTGAAGCGGATGCAGCCGCCGAACAGGCTTGCCGCCAAATCGCCACCGGAACCGACCTTCTGTGCTCGGCTGGCCGAGACGAACGCCAGTTTGTATTGCTGCATCGGGTCAAGTTCAAGGCCATAGAAGGCCGTCAGCGCCTTCATCATCGCCACCGTCACCGCGGCCGACGAGCCCAGGCCGTACTTGCGCCCGGAGGCGTCGTCAAGTTCGCTTTCGATGTTAACGTCGTAGATTTTGAGGTCCTTGCCTTGCTGCTGGGCCAATTCCTCAACCGCGTGGATGACGGAAAGAACGAACGCGGCGCCCGGCTGCTCCACATCGGGCACCGCACGTCCCGCACGACGCCGCCATGTAACCGATGCCTCAGGATGACCTGCGGAATGGATACGGCCGACCGGATCGACACCAAAAGTCTGGGGTTGTTCGTGCTCGGTGATGCGAGCAGTCAACAGACGGTTGACGGCAACGAGAATCGCGGGGTGGCCGTGCTCGACTACGGCATATTCGCCGGCGATATAAAGCTTTCCAGGAGCCGTTGCCACGCTGCTTTTCGGTTCCTGGGCCTGCTTATCGCTCATCGTTATGCCGTTCCTTCCCTCTCATATCGCGGGCACGTTGCAATTTGACCTTCGCGTTACGTTGAGTATCACCGTGTGATACTTTTCCCCAGGTCGCACGACGCACCTAGCTATCCTTACTCAATGTAGACGTAACCGGCACGTCGTTGAACCTCATGGGCACACTCTGCACCAAATACCCCGATAATCTGCGCAGCACCGCCACATTGCAGCCATTGCCAACTTCCTGCGTATACGAAAAATGGGAATGTTCATAGCCCCGCAATCGAAAACGGTTACTATAAAAGCACGTGCAGATTCATAACGACAAAGGAGCTATCATGCCAGTCATCCACACCCACGTTTCCGTTTCCACCACACCGTCGCAGCGCGAGGCCCTGAAAGCCGCGTACGGTAAGGCCATCACCGCCGTCCCCGGCAAGACCGAGAGCTGGCTGATGTGCCCGTTCGAGGACAACATGCCGATTTACTTCGGTGGTACCGATGACAAGCCAGCGGCCTACGTCGAGGTGAACGTGATGGGCGCGCCCGGCAGCGTCGACCGTTCCGTTTGGGAATCGATGTCGAAGCAGATCATGACCGCGCTCAACAAGGAGCTCGGTGTGCCTGAGGACCGCACTTATATCCGCTACACGGCCACAGGCGACTGGGGCTGGAACGGCGGCAACTTCTGATTTTTGCGCCGGCGCTGAATAGTGCCGATAACAATCATTTAAAGGCGATAAACCAACCAAGCATTTTATTGGTTCGGCTCATCGCCTTGTTGTTATGGAGTTGCTCAAGAATTTTGACAGCTACTTCAACCGGCAAGCATTGCCCAATCGTTTTATGGTTTCAATGCAATCACGCCACCGGCTACCGCGTGAACAACAGGCAGGCCACCGAATTCCGCCGATGGGCCACGGCCATGCTGTCGGCTGCAGGAACTCCACGGCCGATAGATACAGTCCGCCTACTTGAAATCGAGATAGCGTGCGAAAGCGCGGGGATGGTCTTTACCGTTATTGACGTTGGCGAAACCGAAAAGCGCCGATTCCGGCAGACCTTTGGCCTTCCACGTCTGTGAGCGGGAAAGGTCGAAAGCGACGGCGGTTTTGGCACTCGTGGCAGGGTTGCCTTGCGCGTCGACCAGAACCCCCATATCCAAATAGTGCTTGAGCTCTGAAGCGGTGAGCACTTCCGACGGCTTGTTGACCAAGCCACGTTTATACAGCGTCGCTATCGTCTTCTTGTCGGAAATCATCGCGTTGATCTGGCCGGCGGAAATCTGGGTCATGATTTTCGCGGAATCGTCGGCATAGCTGTTTTTGGCGATGTGCAGATCGCTGCCGAAATCGATCAGGCGCGAGTCCTTGATGTTGTCGTATTTGACGAATCCGTCTTTCAACGCGCTGATTTGCGACGAATCCTGGTGCATATTCACTGCTTCGAGTGTGAACACCGGGGTGGGTGGCTTCGTCAGATACGTGACCACCAAGGAAACGACGATGACAACAGCCGCGACGATCGCGACCGTGCCCAGCAGGAAATTCTGGACGAAAAACGAGCCTTTCTGACCTGCGGGCAGCTGGCGGAACGTGGTCCACTTGGACTGCCTGACGTAGACATTGTCTTTCGCCAGCCCGGAAATGGCCGTAAGCTGGTCGGCATTCAGCTTGTTGGTGCCCGAAGGACCTTGGACGGCGGACTTGCCGTCGGCGGATTTCTGGGCCGAAGCCTTGCCGTCCGCAGGTTTTTCGCCAGCAGACTTGTTGCTTGTTGACTTAGCTTCCAAGGATTTGCCGCCTGCAGACTCGCCGCTCAACGTCTCGCTCTCTACGGATTTGCCATCTACAGTCTTGTCATCCGCAGACTGGACATCCAACGACCCGCTGCCATCTGCAGCCTTGCTGTTTTCAACCTGACCTTGTGGCGACTTGCTTTCGTCATCGGCGTCATGCTCAGCCATGCGACGGCCTCAGACGATTTTCGGCATCGGGGTGGTAAGCGAGGTGGTGAGGTTGACCTGCACCACGCCGGCGCCGAGATGCGGCTCGACTTTTTTAAGAGTGACGGTGCGTTCGTCGGTTGCGGCGGAATCGTCGTCGGTCATGGTGGCCGGGGACTTGACCGCCACCACCGCGAGGTCGTCGATACTGGTGCCGACGCCGTTGCAAAGCTCGGTCGCTTCGGCAAGAGACTGCTCGAATCCCAGCTTGAACAGCACACGGTCCGCGGGAACGCCGTACGCGTTGTTGGCAATCCATTTCACGTCCTCGACCAGGCCCATGCCCTTGTGGCTGGCGCGATTGTCGGCAGCTTCGGGGTCGGCGGCATCGGCGGGGGCGTCTAAGACATTGACGGTGCTGGCATTGGCGGAATTATTTGTATTACCAATCGCACCGACAAACGCATCAAGCTGCGGAGCCAAAGCCTCGCCTCCGTCACGGAACAGGTTGCCGATGATCGGGTCGCGGAAGTTGAGCGACTTCGCCGTGTCGCGCAGGGAATCGATCTGGTCGTCTTCGCCGTCCCAGAGATTGACCAACGGGAAGGTAGGAATACCAAGGCTTTCGAGGCGATGGACGTGGAACGGGTAGCGCCAGGCGAGCTTCGGGTCGTCGCGCCAGGTCGAGGCGCGGGTGACGACCACAGCAGCCGCCGGCCACTGAGCTCCGAACTCGCGGCAAGCGATGTCAAGCCATTTCTGGGCGCCGGCATCGGCACCGTATCCGGCTTCGACCACCACGACGTCGTGCAGCGCGCAGGCCATTTCCACGGAAATCAGGCTCGGAATGCCAAGCGACACGTTGGCGAAGGGGCCGCAGTGCACATAGACCGGGGAGCCGTTGACGGTTTCGGTCTGCGCCGGCTTCACCGCGTCACCGAGGATACCGGTGATGCGCCAAAGGTCAATGAATTCGCCGAAGGTAACGGGGTTACCGTCCTTGGTGCCGGCCACCATTGACGAAACGCGCTCGGCAATCTCGTCCATGGAATGCGAGAGCACGACAATCTGCATGAGCTCGCAGGTCGGGGTCAGGACGACGCGCTCAGGCACGTTGCCTTTGCCACGGTCGACGGCGATCTGGCGCAGCGAGCGCGAGGGCACTTCCGAGACGCGCGGCACGAGAATCGTGTCGATACGGCCTTCGTCAATGGCCTTCTCCGCGAAGGAGACCAGCAGGTTCTGCGCGTTTTCGATGGCGGCCATTTCGCCGCACAGACCCCAGTCAATCAGCTCGGGATGGGAAAGCGAGGACTTGCCGCCGCCCGATGCCCCGCCCTTGGAACCGGCCGCGGTGATGCCCATGCTCGGCTGACGCAATACGGCGGTCGCGTCGATGCCACGGGCGCGCAGCGCGTCGATCAGCGCGATGGTGGTGGTGGTCTTCCCTTCACCGCGCGAAGCCTTCAGCGGCGTATCGGCAGTAACAAGGATGACCTGTCCGTGCTTGCGCGGTTCGTCGGCGTGGTTCTTCAAGTAATCGAGATAACCAAACGCATCGATTTTTTTGACCAGTCCATATTGGGTAGTGAATTGATCGATCAGAGCCATGCCATACCTGCTTTCAACGCGCGTAAAAACTATCCAAAGTTGCTAGACTCTATCACTGCCAACGCAAAGCTATTTCAGCGAATCAACGCTGCCGATAAACCCGCAACCAATACCCAAAGCCTATCAGCAGCCGCGCCCGCAGGTGGGACGCATGCCAAAAACAAAACCCTCGATCCCAAATCACAAAACTATTCTGACGAAAGATAAAATAGCCACGAATTACTGGGGCGATGCTACGCGTGATGAAAATGCCGAAACTCTCGAATCACTGACATGGAAACTTCCCGGATACCGACTTGGAAGTTTCCATGATTATGACATAGGAACTTTCAAATCATTGATGTAGGACACTCCACAATCATGACGTAAGAATTTTCAAATCAGCGACATAGGCACACAGCCAATCACGCTGTTGCAGTTGGAAAACAGCAAAAGGTCGATCGATATAACATCCAGAACCGCGGAATACCGCCGTTCTTTGATTTCTATCGACCGACCTTGTTGCAATTTAATGAACAATCGGCTTGCCAGGGCCAACGCAGCCGCAAACATAAACGCCGCAGCCGCACAAACCTCAGCAGCACCTACCTAAGCCTTAGTTGTCGGAACGGTTGAAGCCGTTGGCCATCTTCATCGAGACCGTGTAAAGCACGGAATCAAGCAGCTTGTCCGTCTCCTTCTTGATTTGGTCGGCCATCGACTGATTGGCGGCGCGCAGGACCTCGCGCACCTCGGCGTTGCGGGTGGCGGCGATGATCTGGTCAGGTTCCATCGGTTCGACGTCGCCTTCGGGGTTGCCTGCGTTGAGCTCGGTCTGTGCCATCGATTCCGCGCTGGCCTCCTTGTCGCCGCCGAGCCTGGCGATCTGCTCGTCGGTGGCCGCAATCATGCGATGGCCCATGGCACCGGTGAGCTCCTGATAGCGCTCGATGGCGTTGGAGGTCTCGGCGAACGCGGAATTGCAAAGGGCCGCGATGATGCGGTTCTCCCAGTAAAGGTTCTCGCTGGTCACGCGCGTGGTGGTCGCTTCGAGATAGGCCGGCGTCGTGTCGACGTTGGGATAGAACGGAACCAGCGCGTTGAACGGGTTCGAGCCCAAGGAAATCCACTGAACCGTACGGTCGGACTGCGGACGGTACGGGCGAATCTGGATCACGGAAAGCTGGCTCTGGCGGTTGATGCCGATGCAGCGGTACATATGGCGGGTGTGCTCGTCGCCCTTGTGGCCGTAAGGATCGTAAGGCGTGCCCTGATAGTGCGAGCTCAGCACATACTTGACATCCTCGATGGTGACCTTGCGCTCGGGCTGGCGGGCCCACGGGATGTCGTCGGATTCGGGGGTATGATCGGCGTCCGGGCCGTCCCACACCTCGTCGTACGGGTTCAGCGTGCGCTGCATGTACCAGGCGCGCGGGGTGTTGTAGACGTGGTCGGAATCGGAGTGCGAACCGAAGGCGTCGCGCGGGTTGAGCGGGGTGGTTGCCTCGACGGCGAGATCGAGATGGTTGGCCTCGATGAATTCGTTGAGGTCAGTAGAGCACATATAGTCCTCCTGCTCGCCCAAGGCATCTTCAAGGTCGAACTCGTCGATGCCCAGCTGGTTCGGCATGGTGACATAAGCCTCGTCCGGAACGCGCTTGGCGATCCAATGGTGACCGCCGACGGTCTCAAGCCACCAGATCTCGTTGACGTCGCTGAAGGCGACACCGTTCATCTCGTTGGTGCCATACTGTTCGAGCAGCGAGCCCAGGCGTTCCACACCTTCGCGGGCGGTCTTGATATACGGTAGGACGATGGAAAGGAAATCTTCCTCGCTGATACCGCCAGCGACTTCAGGCACATAGTCCGGCTCGCCCTTCTTGCCCTTGGCCGGTTCGAACTCGACGAACGGATCGGCACCGAGCACACGCTCATTGGTGGTCAGCGTTTCGGTGGCGCTCATGGCCACGTTCGCCTCGTTGACGCCGGCCTCGCCCCAGATGCCGTTGGTAAGGTCGGCATTGGGCATCGAAGTGTATTGCAACGGATTGTCCGGCAGCTCAATGTCGAGATGGTTCAGGACGCTGCGATAATGCCGGGGCTGGTCCTCCGGCTTGACCACGACGAAACGCTTGGGGTTGAACTCCCCGTTCGCCGAATCCTCGTTGCGCGCGATGATGGTCGAGCCGTCATAGCTTGCGTCTTTGCCAATCAGAATGGTGGTACATGCCATATTTTCTTATTCCTCCCAATGAATTATTGAATGCTGGTATCAATGATAATGGAGGCGGTGCCATCATGGATGCCGTATCACATCCCCGTTGCGCTTCTTTCTTACATTCACCGCCCATTCTCCATTTTTAAGATCTGTTGGCGCGCCAAGAACCCCAAAAAATCCAAAATGATGCCCAATTCTTCGGAAAAAGGGGGTACTTGGCGCGCCAAGAAGCCCGAAAACCGAAGATTAGAGGGTAAATCTTCAAAAAATGAACCTCTTGACGCGCCAAGAGGTTCTAAAAAGCGAGATTTACCGGAAACTCTGCAATGGGGAAAAATCCGTTCGCCCGGAAACGCCTACTTTGCCGGATTGCCGATGAAAGTGATCTCGGCGTCGTCGATGGGGCCGCCGTAGGCAAGAATCTTATGATACAAATCGTTGAGCCAGAAGCCTTGACGCATGTCCGGCAGCGGGTCGACGGTAGCCCAGACGTGCAGCACGTAGCCATGTGGCTTGTCGGGCGGAGTCGGACCGTTGTATCGCATCGTCACCGCTGGATTGCTCGAACCCACGAACTTGCTGGCGGCGCTGGTACGTCCCTGCGCGGACTCGGGAATCATCGTCGGCAGTGTGCGCGAGAAGTCCGGCGGAATCTGCAGGGCGTGCGAATCGTTGAAATCGAACATCAGCGCGTCGATCGGCACGTTGGCCGACGACCAGTGAATCCATTCGAAACCGCAGACGGGAATCGAGTCAGGGTCGGTCAGCTGCCAGTGCAGATAATGCATGTTCGCCTGCACCTCGTCGATGTAGAAGGGGAACGAGACGATCGGCGTGCCGTCGACCTTGTATTCGGGTGCCGCAGCCCCGGTGAAATCGTCGGGAATAGTCGTAAAATCTGCTGAAATCTTCATGTCTTAAGTATCCCTCAGCCTTGTGACGAAACGCAGCCCTCGCCTAATCAATAGTGAACATATTTTCTACCTACGTTTCAGTAACGTGAAGCACGCGAGAACACAGGGACAGCTACGTTTCGATACCGGGTCGCAACCGGCCATTCCTATCACGCGAGCAACGCGCAGAACAGGGCCTCGAAGAGAAGAGTTTGGTTGCCATTGCCGTTGAGTCGGCGGCGGGCGACGGCAATGGAATCGAGGCGGTTGACCACACCCTGTCGGGTCAGGCGCTCGGCAAGGTTGCCGATTGACGAACGCTTTTCCATATTGATGAGGCCGGCTGTGCCTTCCGCATTGTTCTGCACCACGGACACATCCCGATAGATGCTGGCGATGGTATTGAGGTCACGATCGAGCACATCACGGATGCGTCTGGTCGCACGGC is a window from the Bifidobacterium sp. ESL0745 genome containing:
- a CDS encoding phosphomevalonate kinase yields the protein MSDKQAQEPKSSVATAPGKLYIAGEYAVVEHGHPAILVAVNRLLTARITEHEQPQTFGVDPVGRIHSAGHPEASVTWRRRAGRAVPDVEQPGAAFVLSVIHAVEELAQQQGKDLKIYDVNIESELDDASGRKYGLGSSAAVTVAMMKALTAFYGLELDPMQQYKLAFVSASRAQKVGSGGDLAASLFGGCIRFTAVDRQWVTNRLQDTALSDLIDMPWPGLSIARLQTFGDGSSLRLMVGWTGNPASTPSLVGHVQQQSAAEHERMYQDFLNGSDACVDALAQALIGNDEQAVIARVREARKLLQDLSSFTGVVIETPALRDLVEVAESHGAAAKSSGAGGGDCGIAIAGPTADCDAVTRGWQEKSIVPLDLSVHDPQVELADWTGTIPDMFGGIAESMRTEGNFSERVGGGEATGIDGIADIPRTRGVNDVDGAGIAGFRGAGVDGSGTQNLPLSNAVAGHIFNEDSRVSGAGSNRKNDHVRLALAEHGDEQRNAFDDLAFVHHSLGSVDVVEVDMSTEVCDAKWDVPFYINAMTGGSTKTGAINAAFARVAASTGLTMAAGSQSVAIRNSKLEPTFTTIREHNPSGFVFANVGLSASVEDALQAVKMIGADALQIHINAAQELVMPEGSRDFEAWPSRIAAIVKASPVPVMVKEVGFGMSARTVGQLAELGVRTVDVSGRGGTDFARIENARRAGHEYSYMAGWGQSTALCLLSLIPEKCNAENVNSSRDFASCSSGSANGAKRLDAAGAGLRADSANETDRRQNCSNGIDVTVLASGGVRNPLDVVKSLALGAQAVGVSGHFLQVLSASGEAGLTVEINGWKAQVRSLMALLGAKTVADLRGTDLLVTGKTAEEAHLLGVDLSALARRQ
- a CDS encoding phenylpyruvate tautomerase MIF-related protein — protein: MPVIHTHVSVSTTPSQREALKAAYGKAITAVPGKTESWLMCPFEDNMPIYFGGTDDKPAAYVEVNVMGAPGSVDRSVWESMSKQIMTALNKELGVPEDRTYIRYTATGDWGWNGGNF
- a CDS encoding formate--tetrahydrofolate ligase, encoding MALIDQFTTQYGLVKKIDAFGYLDYLKNHADEPRKHGQVILVTADTPLKASRGEGKTTTTIALIDALRARGIDATAVLRQPSMGITAAGSKGGASGGGKSSLSHPELIDWGLCGEMAAIENAQNLLVSFAEKAIDEGRIDTILVPRVSEVPSRSLRQIAVDRGKGNVPERVVLTPTCELMQIVVLSHSMDEIAERVSSMVAGTKDGNPVTFGEFIDLWRITGILGDAVKPAQTETVNGSPVYVHCGPFANVSLGIPSLISVEMACALHDVVVVEAGYGADAGAQKWLDIACREFGAQWPAAAVVVTRASTWRDDPKLAWRYPFHVHRLESLGIPTFPLVNLWDGEDDQIDSLRDTAKSLNFRDPIIGNLFRDGGEALAPQLDAFVGAIGNTNNSANASTVNVLDAPADAADPEAADNRASHKGMGLVEDVKWIANNAYGVPADRVLFKLGFEQSLAEATELCNGVGTSIDDLAVVAVKSPATMTDDDSAATDERTVTLKKVEPHLGAGVVQVNLTTSLTTPMPKIV
- a CDS encoding C69 family dipeptidase gives rise to the protein MACTTILIGKDASYDGSTIIARNEDSANGEFNPKRFVVVKPEDQPRHYRSVLNHLDIELPDNPLQYTSMPNADLTNGIWGEAGVNEANVAMSATETLTTNERVLGADPFVEFEPAKGKKGEPDYVPEVAGGISEEDFLSIVLPYIKTAREGVERLGSLLEQYGTNEMNGVAFSDVNEIWWLETVGGHHWIAKRVPDEAYVTMPNQLGIDEFDLEDALGEQEDYMCSTDLNEFIEANHLDLAVEATTPLNPRDAFGSHSDSDHVYNTPRAWYMQRTLNPYDEVWDGPDADHTPESDDIPWARQPERKVTIEDVKYVLSSHYQGTPYDPYGHKGDEHTRHMYRCIGINRQSQLSVIQIRPYRPQSDRTVQWISLGSNPFNALVPFYPNVDTTPAYLEATTTRVTSENLYWENRIIAALCNSAFAETSNAIERYQELTGAMGHRMIAATDEQIARLGGDKEASAESMAQTELNAGNPEGDVEPMEPDQIIAATRNAEVREVLRAANQSMADQIKKETDKLLDSVLYTVSMKMANGFNRSDN
- a CDS encoding YbhB/YbcL family Raf kinase inhibitor-like protein, whose product is MKISADFTTIPDDFTGAAAPEYKVDGTPIVSFPFYIDEVQANMHYLHWQLTDPDSIPVCGFEWIHWSSANVPIDALMFDFNDSHALQIPPDFSRTLPTMIPESAQGRTSAASKFVGSSNPAVTMRYNGPTPPDKPHGYVLHVWATVDPLPDMRQGFWLNDLYHKILAYGGPIDDAEITFIGNPAK